A region from the Perca fluviatilis chromosome 16, GENO_Pfluv_1.0, whole genome shotgun sequence genome encodes:
- the LOC120544314 gene encoding uncharacterized protein LOC120544314, which produces MDTSKKIAPSKKKYVLCKMPADWANLPVFSDVSRQHDCIAVYTKSRRDNSLAYEGYICPAAPETLSMSAVQLPPRPESFAKKYERLLEKIGAEEAKAKAQEKIISEEERNSVADSAANSEAGQGVVRAEPNPMPGSEDTADESKQQIKAEATCEIKNKSEHLNLSLQRTESNTDYPLPLEILDRRESLLPVPPEGGTAEFFLCLEPWEDTVDMEFLNHLYL; this is translated from the exons ATGGACACATCAAAAAAGA TTGctccatcaaaaaaaaaatatgtgctATGTAAGATGCCAGCAGACTGGGCTAATCTGCCTGTGTTTTCTGATGTTAGTCGACAACATGACTGTATTGCAGTTTATACAAAGAGTAGGCGAGACAACAGCCTCGCATATGAAGGCTACATTTGTCCAGCTGCTCCTGAAACACTGTCTATGTCAGCGGTGCAGCTACCACCAAGGCCGGAGAGCTTTGCGAAGAAGTATGAACGACTGCTAGAGAAGATCGGAGCTGAGGAGGCTAAGGCTAAAGCTCAAGAAAAAATCATTTCAGAAGAGGAAAGGAACAGCGTGGCAGATTCTGCAGCGAACAGCGAAGCAGGGCAAGGTGTTGTCAGAGCAGAGCCAAACCCCATGCCAGGCAGTGAAGATACAGCTGATGAATCAAAACAGCAGATAAAAGCAGAGGCCACCtgtgaaattaaaaacaaatcagagcATCTAAATCTGTCTCTGCAGAGGACGGAGTCCAACACCGATTATCCACTTCCACTAGAAATCCTCGACAGAAGAGAGAGTTTACTCCCAGTACCCCCTGAAGGAGGGACAGCAgagttttttctttgtcttgaaCCTTGGGAGGACACCGTGGACATGGAGTTCTTGAACCATTTGTATTTGTGA